A genomic segment from Eulemur rufifrons isolate Redbay chromosome 19, OSU_ERuf_1, whole genome shotgun sequence encodes:
- the IL1RN gene encoding interleukin-1 receptor antagonist protein yields the protein MDICRGLCGHLLSLLLFLFYSETACRPPGRRSCKMQAFRIWDINQKTFYLRNNQLVAGYLQGQNTKLEEKIDVVPIRPHAMFLGIQGGKLCLSCIRSGDEIRLQLEAVNITDLSANRQQDKRFTFIRSDSGPTTTFESAACPGWFLCTALEADQPVSLTNTPEEPITVTKFYFQQDQ from the exons ATGGATATCTGCAGGGGCCTCTGCGGTCACttactctctctcctcctcttcctgttcTATTCAGAGACAGCCTGCCGCCCCCCTGGGAGAAGATCCTGCAAGATGCAAGCCTTCAG GATCTGGGATATAAACCAGAAGACCTTCTACCTGAGGAACAACCAACTAGTTGCTGGATATTTGCAAGGACAAAATACTAAATTAGAAG AAAAGATAGATGTGGTGCCCATCAGGCCTCATGCTATGTTCCTGGGGATCCAAGGAGGCAAGCTGTGCCTGTCCTGCATCAGGTCTGGCGACGAGATCAGACTCCAGTTGGAG GCAGTTAACATCACTGACCTGAGTGCGAACAGACAGCAGGACAAGCGGTTCACCTTCATCCGCTCAGACAGCGGCCCCACCACCACCTTCGAGTCGGCAGCCTGCCCGGGCTGGTTCCTCTGCACAGCATTGGAAGCCGACCAGCCTGTCAGCCTCACCAACACTCCTGAAGAGCCCATCACGGTTACCAAGTTCTACTTCCAGCAGGACCAGTAG